The genomic DNA GTGAGGCGTCCCGGGAGCGCGGGCGCGAGGCGTCGCTCCGGCGGGCGCTCGCCGAGCTGCCGCCCATTCCCCGCTATGCCATCGTGGTGCGCACGGGGTTCAGCCCTCCCGCGGACGCTCATGGCGGCGGGGTGCGCGGCTGAGGGCGGCTGTCACCATGCGGGCCTTGAGCCTCGCGCGGCGACGTGTAGGGTGGGGCCCCTCACGATGACTGCCGACCTGACGCCCGAGTCCTTGCGCTGCGTCCGCGCCGACGCGCGCGAGCCGGAGGGCTACCTCGCCGCCCTTGGCGACACCCGCGCCACCCTGCTGCACACGGATCCGCCGTATTGCCTGCTCACGCGGCGGCGCAAGGGCGGGGACCTGAGAGACCCGCGCGCGAACAAGAAGATTGATCGCAACCCCATCGTCCGGTTCGAGACAGTGCGCGACTACCGCACGTTCTCCGAGGCGTGGCTCGGGCGCGCCGTGGCGCACCTGACGCCGGACGCGCCGCTCGTCATCTGGACGAACCTCTTGGGCAAGGAGCCCATCCTCACCGCCGCGCGCGGCGTGGGCTACGGGCACCTGTGGGGCGAGTACACCTGGGGCAAGCGCACCACGGACAAGAACGCCAACGAGCAGCTCTTGCGCGTGTACGAAGTCGCGCTCGTCATCGCGCGCGCGCCGCCCGCGCCGCTGGCCCCGGGAGACGTGTCGCCCGTGTGGGCTGTCGTCGGAGGCTATGACGACGACGCGGAGGCCGCGCGCTGGGGCGGACACCCGCACCACAAGCCCTTCTCCGTGCTGGAGCCGCTGGTGCGCGCGTACAGCCGGCCCGGCGACACGGTGTTGGATCCGTTCGCGGGCAGCGGCTCCATGCCCTCGGCGGCGCTGCGCCTGGGGCGACGCCCCGCGTGCATGGAGGTCGAGCCGGAGTGGGCGGAGCGGATTACCCACCGCCTGCGCGAGACGGCCCGTCAGATGGCCAGCGCGCGGTAGTGCCGCGTCGACGCCCACGTCGGCACGTCCGTGGGGCGCGCGGTCCACCAGTTCATCACCAGCGTGCGGCGCTCCCGCGCGGTGCCGGGCAACCGGCCCTCGGGGATGTCGTTGTTCGCATCCAGCACGCCGTGCGTGAGCGTCCCGTCGAAGACGACGAGCCGGTTGGGGCGCGGCGCCACCAGCGTCAGGTCGTCCAGCCGCGAGGGCGCGAGCGAGGGGTTGTCCTCGCACGGCAGCTCGCGCGTCACCGCCAGCGCGCCGCCGCGCACGCGGTTGAGG from Myxococcaceae bacterium JPH2 includes the following:
- a CDS encoding site-specific DNA-methyltransferase; this encodes MTADLTPESLRCVRADAREPEGYLAALGDTRATLLHTDPPYCLLTRRRKGGDLRDPRANKKIDRNPIVRFETVRDYRTFSEAWLGRAVAHLTPDAPLVIWTNLLGKEPILTAARGVGYGHLWGEYTWGKRTTDKNANEQLLRVYEVALVIARAPPAPLAPGDVSPVWAVVGGYDDDAEAARWGGHPHHKPFSVLEPLVRAYSRPGDTVLDPFAGSGSMPSAALRLGRRPACMEVEPEWAERITHRLRETARQMASAR